One window of Flavobacterium ammonificans genomic DNA carries:
- a CDS encoding glycoside hydrolase family 3 N-terminal domain-containing protein, protein MKTIFSRVVLCIVLLFLVSNCVTIKNKFVATDPIVINKPEISDFEEVYIPQTKSARKNFFKDSEAENRWADSIFSQMSLQEKVGQLFMVAAYSNKDNLHTNAIEKLIRDHKIGGLIFFQGGPLRQANLTNRYQSKSKIPLFIGIDAEWGLSMRLDSTYRYPWNMTLGAIQDLKLIENVGELMGKESRRMGVHFNFAPVLDINTNPKNPIIGNRSFGENKFNVTEKAIALMSGVQRQGVFSTGKHFPGHGDTSIDSHLGLPTVSFSKEHLDKVELYPYNKIIDEGLASVMVGHLDVPSLEFRQNYPTSISYNVVTNLLQNELKFEGLIFTDALNMKGVSKFKKPGDVDLDAFLAGNDILLFSENVPLGIETIIKAYEDKIVSEERLEQSVKKILKYKFKAGLHNYKPIAVQNLIQEINPVANEALQYQLYENAITVLKNDKNLLPIKDLNLQKIAYVKLGDDFNTKFVSTLKKFTEVTEINATSLDSLNLKLKEYSTVIIGYHKADKPWKNNDFTSTEKLWLQEIAKNNRVILDVFAKPYSLLPISNFDDIEGLVVSYQNNDIAQEVSAELLFGAIEAKGKLPVSINESFKVNEGLSTQKLNRLGFTAPENVGMSSEKLKQIDVLAQKAIAGKMAPGVQVLVARKGKVIYQKAFGHYTYDSNEKVTNETIFDVASVSKIVGTLPNVMKLYDQNKINLNTTLAEMLPIFAASDKKDIHFKELLTHSAGLVAWIPFYKATLDSNNKPLSKYYRKLADSQFSKKVADSLFIRNDYHDTIMKMIVNSKLSPKKEYKYSDFTFIILGNYLERVMGVSLDVLATEQFFKPIGATNTMYNPLTKIEKNRIAPTEVDDYFRHQTVQGYVHDMAAALEGGVAGHAGLFSNAMDIAKMMQLFLQKGNYGDQQFFSEKTFDDFNTCYFCSDGNRRGLGFDKPQLSGDSPTCGCVSMSSFGHTGFTGIMTWADPKTEIIYVFISNRTYPTNPINTLSKEHIREDIQKVITESILN, encoded by the coding sequence ATGAAAACGATCTTTAGTAGAGTTGTACTTTGTATTGTATTATTGTTTTTGGTTTCAAATTGTGTTACCATTAAGAATAAATTCGTTGCAACTGACCCAATCGTAATAAATAAACCTGAGATTTCTGATTTTGAAGAAGTCTATATTCCTCAAACCAAATCCGCTAGAAAAAACTTTTTTAAAGATTCAGAAGCCGAAAATCGCTGGGCAGATAGTATTTTTAGCCAAATGTCGCTACAAGAAAAAGTGGGACAATTATTTATGGTTGCCGCCTATTCTAATAAAGACAATCTTCATACAAACGCCATTGAAAAGTTAATTAGAGACCATAAGATTGGTGGTCTGATTTTTTTTCAGGGCGGGCCTTTGCGTCAAGCGAATTTGACTAACCGTTATCAATCCAAATCAAAAATTCCATTATTTATTGGAATTGATGCAGAGTGGGGACTGAGCATGCGCTTGGATTCGACTTACCGTTATCCGTGGAATATGACATTAGGTGCTATACAGGATCTTAAGTTAATTGAGAATGTTGGAGAGTTAATGGGTAAAGAAAGCCGAAGAATGGGAGTACACTTTAATTTTGCACCTGTTTTAGATATTAATACGAATCCAAAGAACCCAATTATTGGCAACCGATCTTTTGGTGAAAATAAATTCAATGTAACCGAGAAGGCAATTGCTTTAATGAGTGGAGTACAAAGGCAGGGTGTTTTTTCAACAGGGAAACATTTTCCAGGTCATGGAGATACCTCTATTGATTCTCATTTAGGGTTACCAACGGTGTCTTTTTCAAAAGAACATTTAGATAAAGTAGAGCTATATCCGTACAATAAAATTATCGATGAAGGTCTAGCTTCAGTAATGGTAGGTCATTTAGATGTTCCTAGTTTAGAATTCCGTCAAAATTACCCCACTTCCATTTCGTATAATGTAGTCACCAATTTATTGCAAAACGAACTAAAATTTGAAGGGTTAATCTTCACCGACGCTTTAAACATGAAAGGTGTTAGTAAATTTAAGAAACCAGGCGATGTTGATTTAGATGCATTTCTAGCTGGAAATGACATTTTACTTTTTTCGGAAAATGTCCCGTTAGGTATTGAAACTATAATTAAAGCTTATGAAGATAAAATTGTTTCAGAGGAGCGATTGGAACAATCTGTAAAGAAGATTTTAAAATACAAGTTCAAGGCGGGTCTTCATAACTACAAACCTATAGCAGTTCAAAATTTAATTCAAGAGATTAATCCTGTTGCAAATGAAGCTTTGCAATACCAATTGTATGAAAATGCAATTACAGTTTTGAAAAATGATAAAAACCTTTTGCCTATAAAGGATTTGAACCTTCAAAAGATTGCGTATGTGAAACTTGGAGATGATTTCAATACTAAGTTTGTGTCAACACTAAAGAAATTTACTGAAGTTACTGAAATTAATGCGACAAGTTTAGATAGCCTTAACCTAAAGTTAAAAGAATATTCTACTGTAATTATTGGTTATCATAAAGCAGATAAACCATGGAAGAATAATGATTTTACATCCACTGAAAAGCTTTGGCTTCAAGAAATCGCAAAAAACAATAGAGTTATATTAGATGTATTTGCTAAACCGTATTCGTTATTACCAATATCAAATTTCGATGATATAGAAGGACTTGTTGTTTCCTATCAAAACAATGATATTGCTCAAGAGGTTAGTGCTGAATTATTATTTGGCGCTATTGAGGCTAAGGGTAAATTACCTGTTTCTATCAACGAATCGTTTAAAGTTAATGAAGGACTTTCCACACAGAAATTAAATAGATTAGGTTTTACAGCACCTGAGAATGTCGGAATGAGTTCAGAAAAACTAAAACAAATTGATGTTTTGGCTCAAAAAGCAATTGCAGGTAAGATGGCTCCAGGAGTTCAAGTGTTGGTGGCTAGAAAAGGGAAAGTGATTTATCAAAAGGCCTTTGGACATTACACTTATGATTCGAATGAAAAAGTAACCAACGAAACCATTTTTGATGTTGCTTCTGTGAGTAAAATTGTTGGGACTTTGCCCAATGTGATGAAGTTATATGATCAAAATAAAATTAATTTGAATACCACTTTAGCCGAAATGCTACCCATTTTCGCTGCTTCTGATAAAAAAGATATTCATTTTAAAGAATTGCTAACACACTCTGCAGGTCTAGTGGCATGGATTCCTTTTTATAAAGCCACTTTAGATTCTAATAATAAGCCTTTATCTAAATATTATAGAAAATTAGCTGATTCTCAATTTTCAAAGAAAGTAGCTGACAGCCTTTTCATTCGTAATGATTATCATGATACAATTATGAAAATGATTGTCAATAGTAAATTGTCTCCTAAAAAAGAATACAAATACAGTGATTTTACCTTTATTATTCTAGGCAATTATTTAGAAAGGGTGATGGGAGTTTCACTAGATGTTTTAGCAACAGAGCAGTTTTTTAAACCTATTGGCGCTACTAATACAATGTATAATCCGTTGACTAAAATTGAAAAGAATCGAATAGCGCCAACAGAAGTTGATGATTATTTTAGACACCAAACTGTTCAGGGCTATGTTCACGATATGGCTGCTGCATTAGAAGGAGGAGTTGCTGGTCATGCTGGATTGTTTTCGAATGCAATGGACATTGCAAAAATGATGCAACTGTTTTTACAAAAAGGAAACTATGGGGATCAACAGTTTTTTTCTGAAAAAACCTTCGATGATTTCAACACTTGTTATTTTTGCTCTGATGGCAATCGAAGAGGTTTAGGATTTGATAAACCGCAATTAAGTGGTGATAGTCCAACTTGTGGTTGTGTTTCTATGTCAAGCTTCGGACATACTGGTTTTACAGGAATTATGACTTGGGCTGATCCAAAAACTGAAATTATTTATGTATTTATTTCGAATAGAACCTATCCCACTAATCCGATCAATACATTGTCTAAAGAACACATTAGAGAAGATATTCAAAAGGTTATTACCGAATCAATTTTAAATTAA
- a CDS encoding ABC transporter ATPase, with protein sequence MYVPFESLPTDSRIWIYQSNRKFSDEEMNEIETALQAFLVNWSAHGTSLESSYQLRYNRFIILAVNQEVQNATGCSIDASVEFIQSLEAKYNVDLLDKMNVTFKLGEHIAHKQLIDFKKMVKDKAVTENTIVFNNLINNIEEFNESWEVPAVDSWHSRFF encoded by the coding sequence ATGTACGTTCCGTTTGAAAGTTTACCTACTGATTCTAGAATTTGGATTTATCAATCCAATAGAAAATTCTCTGATGAAGAAATGAATGAAATCGAAACAGCTTTACAAGCTTTTTTGGTAAATTGGAGTGCACATGGAACAAGTTTAGAATCTTCCTATCAGTTACGATACAATCGATTTATTATTTTGGCTGTTAATCAAGAAGTACAAAACGCAACAGGATGCTCAATTGATGCTTCTGTTGAGTTTATCCAAAGTTTAGAGGCTAAATATAACGTTGATCTTTTAGATAAAATGAACGTTACTTTCAAGTTAGGCGAACATATTGCTCACAAGCAATTAATTGATTTTAAGAAAATGGTAAAAGATAAAGCTGTTACTGAAAATACCATTGTATTTAATAATTTGATCAACAATATCGAAGAGTTTAATGAATCGTGGGAAGTTCCGGCTGTAGATAGCTGGCACAGTCGTTTCTTCTAA
- a CDS encoding (Fe-S)-binding protein: protein MSDNLVVPTMAEMLAQGKQPEVLFWVGCSGSFDDRAKKITKAFVRILNRAEVSFAVLGAEESCTGDPAKRAGNEFLFQMQAMMNIEVLNAYEAKKIVTACPHCFNTLKNEYPELGGNYEVVHHTEFLKSLLDEGRLTIEGGQYKGKKITFHDPCYLGRANKIYEAPRDLIQKLDVELVEMKRSKANGLCCGAGGAQMFKDAEPGSKEINIERTEDALETQPDIIAAGCPFCNTMLTDGIKNKEKESEVKVLDIAELIANAQDL from the coding sequence ATGTCAGATAATTTAGTAGTACCCACAATGGCTGAAATGCTTGCTCAAGGAAAACAACCTGAAGTTTTATTTTGGGTGGGTTGTTCAGGAAGTTTTGACGATAGAGCAAAAAAAATTACAAAAGCTTTTGTGCGAATTTTAAATCGTGCAGAAGTATCATTTGCAGTTTTAGGCGCAGAAGAAAGTTGTACCGGAGATCCTGCTAAAAGAGCAGGTAATGAATTTTTATTTCAGATGCAGGCCATGATGAATATCGAGGTGCTAAATGCCTATGAAGCAAAAAAAATTGTTACCGCTTGCCCTCATTGTTTTAATACTTTAAAAAATGAATATCCCGAGTTAGGTGGTAACTACGAAGTGGTTCATCATACGGAATTTCTTAAATCTTTGTTAGATGAAGGTCGATTAACTATTGAAGGGGGACAATATAAAGGAAAGAAAATTACCTTTCACGACCCTTGTTATTTAGGACGTGCAAACAAAATTTATGAGGCACCACGAGATTTAATTCAAAAATTAGATGTAGAATTGGTTGAAATGAAGCGTTCTAAAGCAAATGGGTTATGTTGTGGAGCGGGGGGAGCACAAATGTTTAAGGATGCAGAACCTGGCTCAAAAGAAATCAACATCGAGAGAACCGAAGATGCTTTAGAAACACAACCTGATATTATAGCTGCTGGTTGTCCTTTTTGTAACACTATGTTGACAGATGGGATTAAAAATAAAGAAAAAGAAAGTGAAGTAAAGGTTCTGGATATAGCTGAACTTATAGCAAATGCTCAAGATTTATAG
- a CDS encoding (Fe-S)-binding protein → MNYLDTILFAVILSLGFGFFYLNIKKMIRNINLGRDVNRFDNPKIRWNNMAMIALGQSKMVKRPISGIFHIIVYVGFVIINIELLEIIIDGLFGTHRIFAFLGGIYDVLIASFEILAVLVLFAVAVFWIRRNVIQLKRFTSPELNGAPKKDANYILYFEVVLMTLFLLMNASDLHLQNVPGGYSHFIKAGSFPISQFIEPIFNGMSNELVMLLSELFWWMHIIGILIFMNYLYYSKHLHILLAFPNTYFANLNADGQFDNLESVTKEVKLMMDPNADPFAATAEPDAAPAKFGASDVQDLNWVQLLNAYTCTECGRCTSSCPANQTGKKLSPRKIMMDTRDRLEEVGKNIDANKGVFIPDNKSLLNDYITAEELWACTSCNACVEECPVSISPLSIIMDMRRYLVMEQSAAPMSLNAMMSNIENNGAPWQYNQQDRLNWKNE, encoded by the coding sequence ATGAATTATTTAGATACTATTTTATTTGCAGTTATTCTGTCGTTAGGTTTCGGATTTTTTTATCTGAACATCAAAAAAATGATAAGAAATATTAATTTAGGTAGAGATGTCAACCGCTTTGACAATCCTAAAATTAGATGGAATAATATGGCGATGATTGCTTTAGGTCAATCTAAAATGGTGAAGCGTCCTATTTCTGGAATATTTCATATCATTGTTTATGTTGGTTTTGTAATTATCAATATTGAATTACTAGAGATTATCATAGACGGTTTATTTGGAACACATAGAATATTTGCCTTCTTGGGTGGAATTTATGATGTTTTGATAGCTAGTTTTGAAATATTAGCAGTGTTAGTTTTGTTTGCTGTAGCTGTTTTTTGGATACGTAGAAATGTAATTCAATTGAAGCGTTTTACTAGCCCAGAATTGAATGGAGCTCCTAAAAAAGATGCAAACTACATATTGTATTTTGAAGTTGTTTTGATGACTTTATTTTTACTAATGAATGCCTCAGATTTACACTTGCAAAATGTACCGGGAGGATATTCTCACTTTATTAAGGCGGGGTCTTTTCCTATAAGTCAATTTATAGAGCCTATTTTCAATGGTATGTCTAATGAATTGGTCATGCTTTTATCGGAATTATTTTGGTGGATGCACATCATTGGAATTTTAATTTTCATGAATTATTTGTACTACTCAAAACACTTGCACATTTTGTTGGCATTTCCTAATACTTACTTTGCCAATTTAAATGCTGATGGTCAATTTGATAATTTAGAGTCTGTTACAAAAGAGGTCAAATTAATGATGGATCCTAATGCTGATCCATTCGCTGCAACAGCTGAACCTGATGCAGCTCCAGCTAAATTTGGAGCGAGTGATGTTCAAGACTTGAATTGGGTACAATTACTAAATGCTTACACTTGTACTGAATGTGGTCGTTGTACTTCTTCTTGTCCAGCCAATCAAACTGGAAAGAAATTATCTCCTCGAAAAATTATGATGGATACCCGTGACCGTTTGGAGGAAGTGGGTAAAAATATAGATGCAAATAAAGGTGTATTTATTCCTGATAATAAATCATTATTAAATGATTATATAACAGCAGAAGAACTTTGGGCATGTACCTCTTGTAATGCTTGTGTGGAGGAATGTCCGGTAAGTATTAGTCCTTTATCAATTATAATGGATATGAGACGCTATTTAGTAATGGAACAAAGTGCAGCGCCAATGTCTTTAAATGCCATGATGTCAAATATTGAGAATAATGGTGCACCTTGGCAATACAATCAACAAGATCGATTGAACTGGAAGAACGAATAA
- a CDS encoding MlaD family protein — MKISREIKAAVLVIASIMLFIWGYSFLKGKAIFSNYQTYYVNFDNVEGLAKSAPVTLNGLAIGKVNTISINPKNGKLEVELQITTDFPISATSKAVLYEPGLIGGKQILIEPDFTNPTLAKNGQLLVGDVKLSLSASIQEKLVPLQEKFEKVIVEVDHLLSGVNNVLDETTQKELKITLSELSKTMKQVNAATSTASNMLNENKSDLRTVVANFKKVSSDFTKISDSLNKADLGKTVTRFNSTLAKVDAILADLQSGKGSAGKLLKDDNLYNNLKATTKEMELLLQDVRLYPTRYINVSVFGKKNKPYIGKVNDSISKEK; from the coding sequence TTGAAGATATCAAGAGAAATAAAAGCCGCTGTACTGGTTATAGCTTCAATTATGTTATTTATATGGGGATATAGTTTCTTGAAAGGGAAAGCTATTTTCTCAAATTATCAAACTTATTATGTCAATTTTGATAATGTCGAAGGTTTAGCTAAATCAGCTCCAGTTACTTTAAACGGTCTTGCAATTGGAAAAGTAAATACTATTTCGATAAATCCTAAGAACGGAAAATTAGAAGTAGAGTTACAAATTACTACTGACTTCCCAATTTCTGCAACTAGTAAAGCAGTTCTATACGAGCCAGGATTAATTGGTGGAAAACAAATTTTGATTGAACCTGATTTTACGAATCCTACATTAGCTAAGAATGGACAACTATTAGTTGGAGATGTAAAGTTAAGTTTGAGTGCATCAATCCAAGAAAAACTAGTACCTCTTCAAGAAAAATTCGAGAAGGTGATAGTAGAAGTAGACCATTTATTATCAGGAGTAAATAATGTGCTTGACGAAACCACTCAAAAAGAATTAAAAATCACCTTGTCAGAGTTAAGTAAGACAATGAAACAAGTTAATGCAGCTACTTCAACTGCATCTAACATGTTAAACGAAAACAAGTCTGATCTTAGAACTGTTGTTGCTAATTTCAAGAAAGTGTCTTCTGATTTTACTAAAATTTCAGATTCGTTAAACAAAGCAGATTTGGGTAAAACCGTTACTCGCTTTAATTCTACCTTAGCTAAGGTGGATGCAATTCTGGCAGATTTACAGTCTGGTAAAGGATCTGCAGGAAAATTGCTAAAAGATGATAATTTATATAATAATCTAAAAGCTACTACTAAAGAAATGGAATTATTGTTACAAGACGTTCGTTTGTACCCAACTCGATACATTAATGTATCTGTTTTTGGTAAAAAAAATAAGCCATACATTGGTAAAGTAAATGACTCTATTTCCAAAGAAAAATAA
- a CDS encoding N-acetylmuramoyl-L-alanine amidase family protein, whose protein sequence is MNFSYRVKAVFLLVFLTVTQLIYSQNSKFTVTLDAGHGAHDYGAVYSGRIEKNIALAVVLKVGAILEKTRKIDVIYTRKTDVFIDLIERANIANRAKSDIFVSIHCNANKNTAADGTETYVMGLSKLASNLEVAKKENSVITKEKDYKQKYDGFDPNSPESLLGFTLMQEEYLDNSINLASKIEEQFGKLGKKLRQGGVKQERFMVLHKAYMPRVLVEMGFISNPIEGEILNSEEGQDELADAIANAIISYRNENFGDGNLPIKELKPSKRVVVKQVKDTITKPSTVEKTTEAKQDELKKEDKSNGIIYKVQIGTSPKKVALESKNFKGLEPISMNELNKSFVYLYGETTDMQEAKQFLATAKSKGYTTAFIVPFKNGQKISLQEALKL, encoded by the coding sequence ATGAATTTTAGTTATAGAGTAAAAGCAGTATTTTTATTAGTTTTTCTGACAGTTACTCAATTAATTTACAGTCAAAATTCTAAGTTTACTGTAACATTAGATGCAGGACACGGAGCACACGATTATGGAGCTGTTTATAGTGGTAGGATTGAAAAAAACATTGCTTTAGCTGTTGTGCTTAAAGTAGGTGCCATTTTAGAGAAAACAAGGAAAATAGATGTAATTTATACACGTAAGACCGATGTTTTTATTGATTTAATAGAACGTGCCAATATAGCGAATCGAGCCAAGTCTGATATTTTTGTTTCCATACATTGTAATGCTAACAAAAATACCGCCGCAGACGGAACAGAAACTTACGTAATGGGTTTGAGTAAATTAGCTTCCAATTTAGAGGTGGCCAAAAAGGAAAACTCTGTAATCACCAAAGAAAAGGATTACAAACAAAAATACGATGGGTTTGATCCAAATTCTCCTGAATCACTATTAGGATTTACATTAATGCAAGAAGAATATTTAGATAATAGTATAAATCTTGCCAGTAAAATTGAAGAACAGTTTGGGAAGTTAGGCAAGAAGTTGCGTCAAGGTGGCGTAAAACAAGAACGATTTATGGTATTGCACAAAGCTTATATGCCAAGAGTATTAGTTGAAATGGGTTTTATATCCAATCCAATCGAAGGAGAGATTTTAAATTCTGAGGAAGGTCAAGACGAACTAGCTGATGCCATTGCAAATGCAATAATCAGTTACAGAAATGAAAATTTTGGTGATGGAAATCTACCAATTAAAGAGTTGAAACCTTCAAAAAGAGTGGTGGTGAAGCAGGTAAAAGATACTATAACCAAACCATCGACTGTTGAAAAAACAACAGAAGCCAAACAAGATGAATTAAAAAAAGAAGATAAATCGAATGGTATTATTTATAAAGTTCAGATTGGAACAAGCCCTAAAAAAGTAGCTTTAGAATCAAAAAATTTTAAAGGTTTAGAACCTATTTCAATGAATGAATTAAATAAATCATTTGTGTATTTGTATGGCGAAACTACTGACATGCAAGAAGCTAAACAATTTTTGGCTACTGCCAAATCAAAAGGATATACGACTGCCTTTATTGTTCCATTTAAAAATGGTCAAAAAATTAGCCTTCAGGAAGCGTTAAAATTGTAG